In Micromonospora sp. NBC_01813, the following are encoded in one genomic region:
- the panD gene encoding aspartate 1-decarboxylase — MLRTMLKSKIHRATVTQADLHYVGSVTVDADLLDAADLLPGEQVAIVDVTNGARLETYVIEGVRGSGVIGINGAAAHLVHPGDLVILIAYGQFTDAEARAYAPRVVHVDAANKIIELDADPAGAPAGVAGDPVRGDTVVDWPVVAGTS, encoded by the coding sequence ATGCTGCGCACCATGCTCAAGTCGAAGATCCACCGGGCCACGGTGACCCAGGCCGACCTGCACTACGTCGGCTCGGTCACGGTGGACGCCGACCTGCTGGACGCGGCGGATCTGCTGCCGGGCGAGCAGGTGGCCATCGTGGATGTGACGAACGGGGCGCGGCTGGAGACGTACGTCATCGAGGGGGTCCGGGGCAGCGGCGTGATCGGCATCAACGGTGCCGCCGCCCACCTCGTACACCCCGGCGACCTGGTCATTCTCATCGCGTACGGGCAGTTCACCGACGCCGAGGCCCGCGCGTACGCCCCACGGGTGGTGCACGTCGACGCCGCGAACAAGATCATCGAGCTCGACGCGGACCCGGCCGGCGCACCGGCCGGCGTGGCCGGCGACCCGGTACGCGGGGACACCGTCGTCGACTGGCCGGTGGTTGCCGGCACGTCGTAG
- the panC gene encoding pantoate--beta-alanine ligase, which produces MSRPVAAPPGLQVVWTRAELAAVRAGWSGSVAVVMTMGALHDGHAALLRAAAHRADHVIVTVFVNPLQFGPTEDFDRYPRTIDDDLEICRQAGVGAVFAPSRAEIYPDGEPMVRLDPGPLGGILEGASRPGFFHGVLTVVLKLLQITRPDLAFFGEKDYQQLTLVRRMVRDLDLPVEIVGVPTVREPDGLARSSRNRYLSAPQRQVALGLSAALRAGAAHASGGGAFDEVLSAARLAFDRAAGGDAELDYLVLTDPQLGPPVAGAGRLLIAARVGGTRLIDNMPVELTGSRAEGP; this is translated from the coding sequence ATGAGTCGGCCGGTCGCCGCCCCGCCGGGCCTGCAGGTCGTCTGGACCCGGGCCGAGTTGGCCGCCGTACGGGCCGGGTGGTCCGGCTCGGTGGCCGTGGTGATGACCATGGGCGCGCTGCACGACGGACACGCGGCGCTGCTGCGGGCGGCGGCGCACCGAGCCGACCACGTGATCGTGACGGTCTTCGTCAACCCGCTGCAGTTCGGCCCGACCGAGGATTTCGACCGCTACCCGCGCACGATCGACGACGATCTGGAGATCTGTCGGCAGGCCGGGGTCGGCGCGGTCTTCGCCCCGAGCCGGGCCGAGATCTATCCGGACGGCGAGCCGATGGTCCGGCTCGACCCGGGGCCGCTGGGCGGGATCCTCGAGGGTGCCAGCCGTCCCGGCTTCTTCCACGGGGTGCTCACCGTGGTGTTGAAGCTGCTCCAGATCACCCGACCCGACCTGGCCTTCTTCGGGGAGAAGGACTACCAGCAGCTGACCCTGGTGCGGCGGATGGTCCGGGACCTGGACCTGCCGGTGGAGATCGTCGGGGTGCCGACCGTACGGGAACCGGACGGGCTGGCCCGGTCCAGCCGCAACCGCTACCTGTCCGCGCCGCAGCGTCAGGTGGCGTTGGGGCTCTCGGCCGCGCTGCGGGCCGGCGCGGCGCACGCCAGCGGGGGCGGTGCGTTCGACGAGGTGCTGTCCGCCGCGCGGCTGGCCTTCGACCGGGCTGCCGGCGGCGACGCCGAGTTGGACTACCTGGTGCTCACCGACCCGCAGCTCGGCCCGCCGGTCGCCGGGGCGGGCCGGCTGCTGATCGCCGCCCGGGTCGGCGGAACGCGGTTGATCGACAACATGCCGGTCGAGTTGACCGGATCTCGTGCGGAAGGACCCTGA
- a CDS encoding Rossmann-like and DUF2520 domain-containing protein, with protein MSAAARTPAVDTPALTVGVVGAGRVGAVLAAALAAAGHRVRAVSGASPASRQRIAQLLPGVPFLPPAQVSAVAQLVIVSVPDDALPVLVADLARAGAFRPGQVVAHTSGAHGLTVLAPAAAAGARTLALHPAMTFTGQSGDLDRLPGISYGVTAAGPLRPLATRIVAALGGAVEWVDEADRPLYHAALAHGANHLVTLVNEAADRLRDAGVADPARVLAPLLRAALDNALAGGDSALTGPVSRGDAGTVARHLDELARTAPESLPSYLALARRTADRAIAAGRLSAAAAVPLLDVLAGRETVAATHRPVTAGGQRREPVR; from the coding sequence ATGAGCGCAGCTGCGCGTACGCCTGCGGTGGACACTCCCGCACTCACCGTCGGGGTCGTCGGTGCCGGCCGGGTCGGCGCGGTGCTCGCCGCCGCCCTCGCCGCCGCCGGCCATCGGGTCCGCGCGGTCTCCGGGGCCAGCCCGGCGAGCCGGCAGCGGATCGCCCAACTGTTGCCCGGGGTGCCGTTTCTGCCGCCGGCGCAGGTGTCGGCCGTCGCCCAACTGGTGATCGTTTCGGTGCCGGACGACGCGTTGCCGGTGCTGGTCGCCGACCTCGCCCGCGCCGGCGCGTTCCGGCCCGGCCAGGTGGTGGCGCACACCTCCGGCGCGCACGGGCTGACGGTGCTCGCCCCGGCCGCGGCTGCCGGCGCGCGGACTCTCGCGCTGCACCCGGCGATGACCTTCACCGGGCAGTCCGGCGATCTGGACCGGCTGCCCGGCATCAGCTACGGGGTGACCGCCGCCGGGCCGTTGCGCCCGCTGGCGACCCGGATCGTCGCCGCGCTCGGCGGCGCCGTCGAGTGGGTCGACGAGGCGGACCGGCCGTTGTACCACGCCGCGCTGGCACACGGCGCCAACCATCTGGTCACCCTGGTCAACGAGGCGGCCGACCGGCTGCGTGACGCCGGAGTCGCCGATCCTGCCCGGGTGTTGGCGCCGCTGCTGCGGGCCGCCCTGGACAACGCTCTGGCCGGTGGCGACTCGGCCCTCACCGGGCCGGTGTCGCGTGGTGACGCCGGCACCGTCGCCCGGCACCTCGACGAGTTGGCCCGTACCGCGCCGGAGAGCCTGCCCAGCTATCTGGCGCTGGCCCGGCGTACCGCCGACCGGGCGATCGCCGCCGGCCGGCTGTCGGCGGCGGCGGCCGTACCGCTGCTCGACGTGCTGGCCGGGCGGGAGACGGTCGCGGCGACGCACCGGCCGGTGACCGCTGGCGGGCAGCGCCGGGAGCCGGTCCGATGA
- a CDS encoding SAM-dependent methyltransferase, which yields MPTWRDAITTALYGSHGFYVTGGTPVPAAHFRTSAQSGAPFARAVLELLRRVDRQLGHPDRLDLVDLGAGGGELLTAVHQLTETTDGPLAARLRLTGVDLAPRPAGLPDPVGWRTAPPTEVCGMLVATEWLDNVPLDLAVRCGDDLRYVLVDPATGAQRPGDVLADADAAWLARWWPPLADGASAELGRSRDEAWAAAVRTLRRGVAVAVDYGHRYAERPVTGTLTGFRAGRSVAPVPDGSCDITAHVAIDSVAAAGAGGGGGGVPPVLRRQRDVLPALGVSGQRPPLALAGTDPRGYLAALSAAGTATELTDPYGLGGHWWLIQPVGADIDTGPLLA from the coding sequence GTGCCGACCTGGCGGGACGCCATCACCACCGCGCTGTACGGATCACACGGCTTCTATGTGACCGGCGGCACCCCCGTGCCGGCCGCCCACTTCCGGACCAGCGCGCAGAGCGGTGCGCCGTTCGCCCGGGCGGTGCTGGAACTGCTGCGCCGGGTCGACCGGCAGCTCGGCCACCCCGACCGGCTCGACCTCGTCGATCTGGGAGCCGGCGGCGGCGAGCTGCTCACCGCCGTACACCAGCTGACCGAGACCACCGACGGACCGCTCGCCGCGCGGCTGCGGCTCACCGGGGTCGACCTCGCGCCCCGGCCGGCCGGGCTGCCTGACCCGGTCGGCTGGCGGACCGCGCCGCCGACCGAGGTCTGCGGGATGCTCGTCGCGACCGAGTGGCTGGACAACGTACCGCTCGATCTGGCCGTGCGCTGCGGCGACGACCTGCGCTACGTCCTGGTCGATCCGGCGACCGGTGCCCAGCGGCCCGGCGACGTACTCGCCGACGCCGACGCCGCCTGGCTGGCCCGCTGGTGGCCGCCGCTGGCCGACGGGGCCTCGGCGGAGCTCGGCCGCAGCCGGGACGAGGCGTGGGCGGCCGCGGTGCGGACGCTGCGTCGGGGGGTCGCCGTCGCCGTCGACTACGGACACCGGTACGCCGAACGCCCGGTCACCGGCACGCTGACCGGTTTCCGCGCCGGGCGCTCGGTGGCCCCGGTGCCGGACGGGTCCTGCGACATCACCGCCCACGTGGCGATCGACTCGGTCGCCGCCGCCGGTGCTGGCGGTGGCGGTGGCGGGGTCCCGCCGGTGCTGCGCCGACAACGCGACGTGCTGCCCGCGCTCGGGGTGTCCGGCCAGCGGCCGCCGCTGGCCCTGGCCGGCACCGACCCGCGCGGCTACCTCGCCGCGCTGTCGGCCGCCGGCACCGCCACCGAGCTGACCGACCCGTACGGGCTGGGCGGACACTGGTGGCTGATCCAACCGGTCGGTGCCGACATCGACACCGGCCCCCTGCTGGCCTGA
- a CDS encoding NADH-quinone oxidoreductase subunit D: protein MVSDTGSLPPADPADGLRQLTVGTGAGLDTADMVLNVGPQHPSTHGVLRLKLLLDGERVVSCEPVVGYMHRGAEKLFEVRDYRQIIMLANRHDWLSAFANELGVVLAVERLMGIEVPERAVWLRTALAELNRVLNHLMFLGSYPLEIGALTPVFYSFRERETLQSVLEEVSGGRMHFMFNRVGGLKEEVPAGWTRRAREAIGQVESRMPDLDRLIRRNEIFLARTVGVGVLDADTAAAFGASGPVARASGLDLDLRRDEPYLAYGELDVPVVTRSTGDCHARFEVLLDQVYVSLDLARRCLDRVDQLTGPVNVRLPKVVKAPEGHTYAWTENPLGVNGYYLVSRGEKTPWRLKLRTASYANVQALATLIPGSLVPDLVAILGSMFFVVGDIDK from the coding sequence ATGGTCTCCGATACCGGATCGCTGCCCCCGGCCGACCCGGCAGACGGGTTGCGCCAGTTGACCGTCGGCACCGGTGCCGGGCTGGACACCGCCGACATGGTGCTCAACGTCGGCCCGCAGCACCCGTCCACCCACGGCGTACTCCGGCTCAAGCTGCTCCTCGACGGCGAGCGGGTGGTCTCCTGTGAGCCCGTTGTCGGCTACATGCACCGGGGCGCCGAGAAGCTGTTCGAGGTCCGCGACTACCGGCAGATCATCATGCTGGCGAACCGGCACGACTGGCTGTCCGCCTTCGCCAACGAACTGGGCGTGGTGCTCGCCGTCGAACGGTTGATGGGCATCGAGGTGCCGGAGCGGGCCGTCTGGCTGCGGACCGCGCTGGCCGAGTTGAACCGGGTGCTCAACCACCTGATGTTCCTCGGCTCCTATCCGCTGGAGATCGGCGCGCTCACCCCGGTGTTCTACTCGTTCCGGGAGCGGGAGACGCTGCAGAGCGTCCTGGAGGAGGTCTCCGGCGGCCGGATGCACTTCATGTTCAACCGGGTGGGTGGCCTCAAGGAGGAGGTCCCGGCCGGCTGGACCCGCCGGGCCCGGGAGGCGATCGGCCAGGTCGAGTCCCGGATGCCGGACCTGGACCGGCTGATCCGCCGCAACGAGATCTTCCTCGCCCGTACGGTCGGGGTCGGGGTGCTCGACGCCGACACCGCCGCCGCGTTCGGCGCCTCCGGGCCGGTGGCCCGGGCCAGCGGACTCGACCTCGACCTACGCCGCGACGAGCCGTACCTGGCCTATGGCGAGCTCGACGTGCCGGTGGTCACCCGCAGCACCGGCGACTGCCACGCCCGCTTCGAGGTCCTGCTCGACCAGGTGTACGTCTCGCTCGACCTGGCCCGCCGCTGCCTGGACCGGGTCGACCAACTGACCGGGCCAGTGAACGTACGGCTGCCCAAGGTGGTCAAGGCCCCCGAGGGGCACACCTACGCCTGGACCGAGAACCCGCTCGGCGTCAACGGCTACTACCTGGTGTCCCGGGGCGAGAAGACCCCGTGGCGGCTCAAACTGCGGACCGCGTCGTACGCCAACGTGCAGGCGCTGGCGACGCTGATCCCGGGCAGCCTGGTGCCGGATCTGGTGGCGATCCTCGGTTCGATGTTCTTCGTGGTCGGCGACATCGACAAGTGA
- a CDS encoding glycine betaine ABC transporter substrate-binding protein — protein sequence MLARTRIALGAVGALAAAGFLAGCGEAGSSGTDAPEAGASGAGCAPVAGEQLVVLEDDQNLQNTDNIVPAVNAQAAQPEVLAALDKVSAALDTEQLIQLNRAVDVDRKTPQAAAEEFAAAQGLTDGIAAGPGGALIVGAANFSESQTLGELYRIVLTAAGYDVTVQQIGNRELYEPALESGEIQVVPEYAATMADFINNKVEGENAPAISSSDLDETMTGLRQVGEQVGIAFGEPSAAQNQNAFAVTSEFADEYGVRTLSELAEKCSGTATILGGPPECPQRPKCQQGLIEVYDLRAGEFSSLDAGGPQTKTALTTGVISVGLVFSSDGALAAG from the coding sequence ATGCTTGCACGCACACGGATCGCGCTGGGCGCGGTCGGCGCCCTCGCCGCGGCGGGATTCCTCGCCGGCTGCGGTGAGGCGGGCTCCTCCGGCACCGACGCACCGGAGGCCGGCGCGTCGGGGGCCGGCTGCGCGCCGGTGGCCGGCGAGCAGCTGGTCGTCCTCGAAGACGACCAGAACCTGCAGAACACCGACAACATCGTGCCCGCCGTCAACGCGCAGGCGGCGCAGCCCGAGGTGCTCGCAGCGCTGGACAAGGTGTCGGCGGCCCTGGACACCGAGCAGTTGATCCAGCTCAACCGGGCGGTCGACGTCGACCGCAAGACACCGCAGGCGGCGGCCGAGGAGTTCGCCGCGGCCCAGGGCCTGACCGATGGCATCGCCGCCGGTCCGGGGGGTGCGCTGATCGTCGGCGCGGCGAACTTCAGCGAGAGCCAGACTCTCGGCGAGCTGTACCGGATCGTGCTGACGGCGGCGGGATACGACGTGACCGTTCAGCAGATCGGCAACCGTGAGCTGTACGAGCCGGCGCTGGAATCCGGCGAGATCCAGGTGGTTCCGGAGTACGCCGCGACCATGGCGGACTTCATCAACAACAAGGTCGAGGGGGAGAACGCGCCAGCGATTTCGTCGTCGGATCTGGACGAGACGATGACCGGCCTGCGCCAGGTCGGTGAGCAGGTCGGCATCGCCTTCGGTGAGCCGTCGGCGGCGCAGAACCAGAACGCGTTCGCGGTGACCAGCGAGTTCGCCGACGAGTACGGAGTCCGGACACTTTCCGAACTGGCCGAGAAATGCTCCGGCACGGCGACCATCCTCGGCGGCCCGCCGGAGTGTCCGCAGCGGCCCAAGTGTCAGCAGGGCCTGATCGAGGTGTACGACTTGCGCGCCGGTGAGTTCAGCTCGCTCGACGCCGGTGGTCCGCAGACCAAGACCGCGCTGACGACCGGTGTGATCAGTGTCGGACTGGTGTTCTCGTCGGACGGCGCGTTGGCCGCGGGATAG
- a CDS encoding ABC transporter permease: MSRRYAAANPVEQAVVWLNDPLNWTNPGGVLDRLGEHLVISVAAVAVGCLVAWPLGLWLGHLGRGGALVVLVSNITLAVPTIALLSILPLTFLGFGRPPVILALAVFAVPPLLANAYTGIRQVDPEVREAARGMGLSGWQVLRRVELPLAVPYLAAGFRTAAVQVVATAALAAFVNGGGLGQIISAGFGLGISVGGGQILAGGLLVAVLALSTEGALAVLERALTPPPLRRTRRRADEQAIAVGSA; this comes from the coding sequence GTGAGCCGCCGGTACGCCGCGGCGAACCCCGTCGAGCAGGCGGTGGTCTGGCTCAACGATCCGCTGAACTGGACCAATCCGGGTGGGGTGCTCGACCGGCTCGGCGAGCATCTGGTCATCTCCGTCGCCGCGGTGGCGGTCGGGTGCCTGGTCGCCTGGCCGTTGGGGCTGTGGCTGGGCCACCTCGGGCGCGGCGGTGCGCTGGTCGTCCTGGTGTCGAACATCACCCTGGCGGTGCCGACGATCGCGCTGCTGTCCATTCTGCCGCTGACTTTTCTGGGCTTCGGCCGGCCGCCGGTGATCCTGGCGTTGGCGGTGTTCGCGGTGCCGCCGCTGCTGGCCAACGCGTACACCGGGATCCGTCAGGTGGACCCGGAGGTGCGCGAGGCGGCGCGCGGGATGGGGTTGTCCGGCTGGCAGGTGCTGCGCCGGGTCGAGTTGCCGCTCGCGGTGCCCTACCTGGCGGCCGGGTTCCGGACCGCCGCGGTGCAGGTGGTGGCGACGGCCGCGTTGGCGGCGTTCGTCAACGGCGGCGGCCTCGGGCAGATCATCAGCGCCGGGTTCGGGCTGGGGATCTCGGTCGGTGGCGGGCAGATCCTGGCCGGTGGCCTGCTGGTGGCCGTACTGGCGCTGAGTACCGAGGGGGCGCTGGCGGTGCTCGAACGCGCGCTCACCCCGCCGCCGCTGCGGCGGACCCGGCGGCGGGCCGACGAGCAGGCCATCGCGGTCGGCTCGGCCTGA
- a CDS encoding ABC transporter permease codes for MSFHLLTGRADPGNPWFSGQYVRDNWPAIVEALSEHVTLTVQAVAIAALIAVPLAVVAYWFRPLTGPILALTGVLYTIPSLALLAFLAPYVGATNPASVLIALVLYALLLVVRNSLAGLSQVPAATIEAADGMGYGRFGRLWRIELPLALPGILTGLRLATVSTVALVTIGSLIGYGGLGDLIFSGFRNNFYKAQILTATLLSVALALAFDLVLAGAGRLLTPWAARRAAS; via the coding sequence GTGTCCTTCCACCTGCTCACCGGCCGGGCCGATCCGGGCAATCCATGGTTCTCGGGTCAGTACGTGCGGGACAACTGGCCAGCCATCGTCGAGGCGCTGTCCGAGCACGTGACTCTGACGGTACAGGCGGTCGCCATCGCCGCGCTGATAGCGGTGCCGCTGGCCGTGGTGGCGTACTGGTTCCGGCCGTTGACCGGCCCGATCCTGGCGTTGACCGGGGTTCTCTACACCATTCCGTCGCTGGCGCTGCTGGCCTTTCTGGCCCCGTACGTCGGGGCGACCAATCCCGCATCGGTGCTGATCGCCCTGGTGCTCTACGCGTTGCTGCTGGTGGTGCGCAACTCCCTGGCCGGGTTGAGTCAGGTGCCGGCGGCGACCATCGAGGCGGCGGACGGCATGGGGTACGGCCGGTTCGGCCGGCTGTGGCGTATCGAGCTGCCGTTGGCCCTGCCCGGCATCCTGACCGGCCTGCGGCTGGCCACGGTCTCCACTGTCGCGCTGGTCACCATCGGCTCGCTGATCGGCTACGGCGGTCTCGGCGACCTGATCTTCAGCGGGTTCCGGAACAACTTCTACAAGGCACAGATCCTCACCGCCACGCTGCTGAGTGTGGCGTTGGCGCTGGCCTTCGATCTGGTCCTCGCGGGAGCCGGCCGGTTGCTGACGCCGTGGGCGGCGCGGCGGGCCGCCTCGTGA
- a CDS encoding ABC transporter ATP-binding protein produces MDGTVRDTGGAAAITLAGIGKRFPDGTQAVRDLTLEIPAGELVVLIGPSGCGKSTVLRMINRLIEPTTGRVLLGDEDVTTVDPVALRRRIGYVIQHVGLFPHQTIQTNVGTVPRLLGWPRERVRRRADELLELVGLAPGTYARRYPHELSGGQRQRVGVARALAADPVVLLMDEPFSAVDPIARGRLQEEFLRLQAEVRKTIVLVTHDLDEAVRLGDRIAVLSEGGRLEQYAAPATLLGEPATAFVQEFVGTDRAIRRLAVTAISRELLETHADVSAVTAPTLALGTSLYDALARLLVTGAEHAQVVDDAGQPVGVVSRRRILDAG; encoded by the coding sequence GTGGACGGTACCGTGCGGGACACCGGTGGCGCGGCGGCGATCACCCTGGCCGGCATCGGCAAACGGTTCCCGGACGGCACCCAGGCCGTGCGGGACCTCACCCTGGAGATCCCCGCCGGCGAGTTGGTGGTGCTGATCGGGCCGTCCGGCTGCGGCAAGTCCACCGTGCTCCGGATGATCAACCGGCTGATCGAGCCGACCACCGGCCGGGTCCTGCTCGGCGACGAGGACGTCACCACGGTCGACCCGGTGGCGCTGCGGCGCCGGATCGGCTACGTCATCCAACACGTCGGTCTCTTCCCGCACCAGACGATCCAGACCAACGTCGGCACGGTGCCCCGGCTGCTCGGGTGGCCCCGCGAACGAGTACGCCGACGCGCCGACGAGCTGCTCGAGCTGGTCGGGTTGGCACCCGGCACGTACGCCAGGCGCTATCCGCACGAGCTGTCCGGTGGGCAGCGCCAGCGGGTCGGGGTGGCCCGCGCGCTCGCCGCCGACCCTGTCGTGTTGCTGATGGACGAGCCGTTCTCCGCCGTCGACCCGATCGCCCGGGGGCGGCTGCAGGAGGAGTTCCTGCGGCTGCAGGCCGAGGTACGCAAGACGATCGTGCTGGTCACCCACGACCTCGACGAAGCGGTCCGGCTCGGCGACCGGATCGCGGTGCTGTCCGAAGGCGGCCGGCTGGAGCAGTACGCCGCACCCGCGACCCTGCTCGGCGAGCCGGCCACCGCGTTCGTCCAGGAATTCGTCGGTACGGACCGGGCGATCCGCCGGCTCGCGGTCACCGCGATCAGTCGGGAACTGCTGGAGACCCACGCCGACGTCTCGGCCGTGACGGCACCCACCCTCGCCCTGGGCACCTCGCTCTACGACGCGCTGGCCAGGTTGCTGGTCACCGGCGCGGAGCACGCACAGGTGGTCGACGACGCCGGCCAGCCCGTCGGGGTGGTCAGCCGGCGTCGAATCCTCGACGCCGGCTGA
- a CDS encoding ABC transporter permease — MAYDDSPYRRRNADSTDPAGHDHTGDTRSADPDRARGAGYGATSGYQTSSFTTAAGFTPGNAPSDAGPRASSRRGGRRRAAAGLDDVFDDPRHGERGRDRLGVHLIWELFLLIAVSGLGYLLYLADPDVTAASSRDPLLAYATGLGLLVLAAGVTLRAGAPNLAIGPVAIAAALHFAENGDNGVLPVLITVAIWAVVLGAGTGLLVTGLQVPGWAGSLIAACVAIVFIQQRPAPVDLQGAYDPTGQAVYLFGGFAVLALLGGIFGTVKAIRRGMGRFRPVADPAERRGGLAAVITSGATIVSMVFAAVGGVLLAALGDGPVSPSVGMEWTALAVGAALLGGTSVFGRRGGVLGTLFVVVGLTVFIRWSDLRDFDIALYATAAVTLALGLVVTRLVETFGRPYAAKAGPVDDGRDDGEQQWEEPDPAPAPAPVQETWTPAAATQESWSATLPAQPAQNRDRWDTGDRWG, encoded by the coding sequence ATGGCGTACGACGATTCGCCTTATCGCCGGCGGAACGCGGACAGCACGGATCCGGCCGGCCACGATCACACCGGAGACACCCGGTCCGCAGATCCGGACCGCGCCCGCGGCGCCGGCTACGGTGCCACCTCCGGCTACCAGACGAGTTCCTTCACCACGGCCGCCGGTTTCACCCCCGGCAACGCCCCGTCCGACGCCGGCCCCCGGGCGTCGAGCCGTCGCGGCGGCCGGCGGCGGGCGGCAGCCGGACTCGACGACGTCTTCGACGACCCGCGGCACGGCGAGCGTGGCCGCGACCGACTCGGCGTGCACCTGATCTGGGAACTCTTCCTGCTGATCGCGGTCAGCGGGCTCGGCTACCTGCTCTACCTGGCCGATCCGGACGTCACCGCCGCCAGTAGCCGCGACCCGCTGCTGGCCTACGCCACCGGCCTCGGTCTGCTCGTGCTCGCCGCCGGGGTGACGCTGCGCGCCGGCGCACCGAACCTCGCCATCGGTCCGGTCGCCATCGCGGCGGCGCTGCACTTCGCCGAGAACGGCGACAACGGTGTGCTGCCGGTACTGATTACCGTGGCGATCTGGGCGGTCGTGCTCGGTGCCGGCACCGGACTGCTGGTGACCGGCCTGCAGGTCCCCGGATGGGCCGGAAGTCTGATCGCCGCCTGCGTGGCGATCGTCTTCATCCAGCAGCGGCCGGCTCCGGTCGACCTCCAGGGCGCGTACGACCCGACCGGACAGGCGGTCTACCTCTTCGGCGGCTTCGCCGTGCTGGCGCTACTGGGCGGGATCTTCGGGACAGTCAAGGCGATCCGCCGGGGCATGGGCCGGTTCCGCCCGGTCGCCGACCCGGCGGAGCGCCGTGGCGGGCTGGCCGCCGTGATAACCAGCGGGGCGACCATCGTGTCGATGGTCTTCGCCGCCGTCGGCGGGGTGCTGCTGGCCGCCCTGGGCGACGGCCCGGTCAGCCCGTCGGTCGGGATGGAGTGGACGGCACTCGCCGTCGGCGCCGCGCTGCTCGGCGGCACCAGCGTCTTCGGCCGCCGGGGCGGCGTGCTCGGCACCTTGTTCGTGGTGGTCGGGCTGACCGTCTTCATCCGCTGGTCGGATCTGCGCGATTTCGACATCGCGTTGTACGCCACCGCCGCGGTCACCTTGGCGCTCGGGCTCGTGGTGACCCGCCTGGTGGAGACCTTCGGTCGACCGTACGCGGCGAAGGCCGGGCCGGTCGACGACGGCCGCGACGACGGCGAGCAGCAGTGGGAGGAGCCAGATCCGGCACCAGCACCGGCACCGGTCCAGGAGACCTGGACGCCGGCCGCTGCCACCCAGGAGTCCTGGTCGGCGACGTTGCCGGCGCAGCCGGCGCAGAACCGTGACCGTTGGGACACCGGTGACCGTTGGGGATAG
- a CDS encoding DUF3180 domain-containing protein, producing the protein MGPTKLSSLVVAALAAAAIGWLVISSWYVRMPVLPWLPSVTLAALAVLEGYAAINTRARIERQPGQDPVDPLLVAKFVVLAKASALAGAIFAGFYAGLVLWLFIQQTRAATNDLPAASGGLVAAVALVMAALWLERACRVPERPEDPEVPGERTD; encoded by the coding sequence ATGGGGCCCACGAAACTGTCGTCGCTCGTGGTGGCGGCGCTGGCGGCGGCCGCGATCGGCTGGCTGGTGATCAGCAGTTGGTACGTGCGGATGCCCGTACTGCCCTGGCTACCCTCGGTGACGTTGGCGGCGTTGGCGGTACTCGAGGGATACGCCGCGATCAATACGCGGGCCCGGATCGAACGCCAACCCGGCCAGGACCCGGTCGATCCGCTCCTGGTGGCGAAGTTCGTCGTGCTGGCCAAGGCCTCCGCGCTCGCCGGAGCGATCTTCGCCGGCTTCTACGCCGGGCTGGTGCTCTGGCTGTTCATCCAGCAGACCCGGGCGGCGACCAACGATCTCCCGGCCGCCAGCGGCGGTCTGGTCGCCGCGGTCGCGCTGGTCATGGCGGCGCTCTGGCTGGAGCGGGCCTGCCGCGTTCCGGAGCGCCCGGAGGACCCCGAGGTGCCGGGCGAGCGCACCGACTGA
- the folK gene encoding 2-amino-4-hydroxy-6-hydroxymethyldihydropteridine diphosphokinase: MSRAVLALGGNLGDRYARLRDAVRALDDVLLVVSGVYETPPWGDPAQPDYLNAVALVVDPQADARSWLDRCRALERAAGRERDPTRPYGPRSLDVDVIAVWSADDTPVRSDDPELILPHPRAHLRAFVLRPWIDIQPYGQLPGHGWLTDLLNRDPVATDLLELRPRPDLPLESIQ, encoded by the coding sequence GTGAGCCGCGCGGTGCTCGCGCTGGGCGGCAACCTCGGCGACCGGTACGCCCGGCTGCGCGACGCCGTGCGCGCGCTCGACGACGTACTGCTGGTCGTGTCGGGGGTCTACGAGACGCCGCCCTGGGGCGACCCGGCGCAGCCCGACTACCTCAACGCCGTCGCGCTCGTGGTCGACCCGCAGGCCGATGCCCGGAGCTGGCTCGACCGCTGCCGGGCGCTCGAACGGGCCGCCGGCCGGGAGCGGGACCCGACCCGGCCGTACGGGCCGCGCAGCCTCGACGTGGACGTGATCGCCGTCTGGTCGGCCGACGACACCCCGGTGCGCAGCGACGATCCCGAGTTGATCCTGCCGCACCCCCGGGCGCACCTGCGGGCCTTCGTGCTGCGTCCGTGGATCGACATCCAACCGTACGGCCAACTGCCCGGACACGGCTGGCTGACCGATCTGCTGAACCGCGATCCGGTCGCCACGGACCTGCTCGAACTGCGCCCACGGCCGGATCTGCCGCTAGAGTCGATCCAGTGA